One region of Culex pipiens pallens isolate TS chromosome 2, TS_CPP_V2, whole genome shotgun sequence genomic DNA includes:
- the LOC128092957 gene encoding uncharacterized protein LOC128092957 has protein sequence MCQQVCDHINLFLGCLALPQANSVLSENGPQLRLAVQLRFALILLRGCTGAGCFSSVPTDGTAPGSGGKSAAVNAAPAGVCLSFFHAGGFGVDACCLDWMNCARLGQLRSRPS, from the exons atgtgtcagcaagtgtgcgatcacatcaatctgttcctcgggtgtcttgcactgcctcaagcgaactctgtacTCTCGGAAAATGgaccacagctccgactcgctgtacagcttcgGTTCGCCTTGATcctccttcggggttgcaccggcgccg gatgcttttcttccgtcccgacggacggcaccgctccaggtagcggaggaaaatccgccgcggtgaacgcggctcctgccggagtctgtttgtccttcttccatgctggcggcttcggcgtggacgcctgctgcctcgactggatgaactgcgcacgtttgggacagctgcggtccagaccctcgtga